Below is a genomic region from Ruania alba.
GACAACGGTCCGGACTACGTGGACGTCACCATCGACGCCACCGACATCGCCTCCGACAACGTCAACGGCCTCACCTTCAAGGGCTTCGGCACCCTGAGCGCGAACAGCACCAGCGCCGTCCTGCTCGACTACAAGGCCGCGCACCCCGAGGCCTACGCCGAGCTCATCCGGACCCTGTTCGGCGGCGAGCACCCGATCATGAACCACGTCAAGATCGAGATGGGCAACGACCGGAACAACTCCACCGGCCCGGACGTGGCCACCATGCGCACCGAGGACGAGCCGGCGAACGTCACCCGCCACCCGGGCTTCCAGCTCGCCGCCGACGCGCTCACCGTCAACCCGGACCTGCAGGTCTCCATCCTGCGCTGGAACGCCCCCGCGTGGGTGGACGGCAACGACGACATCTATACCTGGTACAAGAACACGATCCTGGCCGCCTACCGTGAGTACGGCTACATGGTCGACTACGTCAACCCCGGCGTGAACGAGCACAGCGCCGATCTGGCCTGGACCGAGGAGTTCGCCGATCGGGTGAGCACCGACAGCACGGGCTACATCAGCGACGACCCGGCCCTGGCTGGGTTCCGCGACGGTGAGGCCGAGTTGTTCGGTCAGATCCAGACCGTGATCTCCGACGAGGTCGGCGTGGGCACCTTCGGCGACGAGATCATGGCTGATGCCGACCTGCGCGAGGCCGTGAATGTCGCGGCCTACCACTACAACCCGAACGACGACGGCAACGGCAACTTCACCCGGCTCGCGGACGAGTTCGACATGCAGGTGTGGAACAGCGAGGCGCAGGCCACCTTCTCCAACACCGCGTTCCGGCCGAACAACAACACCGCCGACCCGAGCGTTCCCGGCACCGGGATCGGCGGGCACATCAGCTCCCTGGAGATGGCCAACACCATCGTCAAGGGCTTCGTGAACTCCCGCCGGACCCACTTCATCTACCAGCCGGCGATCGGTTCGTTCTACGAGGGTGGCCAGTACTCCTTCAAGGATCTCGTCAGTGCTCGCGACCCGTGGTCCGGGTGGATGCACTACGACGGCGGCCTGGCCGTGCTGCAACACTTCTCCAGCTTCGCCGTGACCGGCTGGGAGAACGAGGACAACACGGCCGGCATCTGGCGGGCCGTACCCGAGGCGAGCAGTTCGGGAGCCACCGGCACCAACCCGGTGAACGGGCGCAACGGTGAGCCGAACTACCTCACCCTCGCCGCCCCGGACGGCTCAGACTTCTCCACGGTGATCGTCAACGACTCCGAGGAGACCCTCACCTACCAGCTCAGCCCGCAAGGCTTCGGACTCGACGGCGCCCCGCTTGCCGTGTGGGAGACCCGTGCGGCCGAGGAAGGCGAGGCCTTCAACGCGAACTACAAGCAGCACGTCGGTGACGTCACTGCCGACGGCGGAGCGTACGTCGTCGAGGTGGCCCCCTTCTCCATGACCACCGTGACGTCCCTGGACGTGACCGCTGACGAGGGCTGGACCGACCCGCTGCCGGTGGAGGGTGAGCGCACAGTTCTGAACACCGGCGACGGCGTGCTGTGGGCCGACGAGTTCGACTACACCGACCGCACGGTTCCGCGACTGACCGCCGAAGGCGAGGTGGGCGACGCGACCGAATTGTTCGTCGAGTCCCGCGGTGGCGAGACCGGGCTCATCCCGCTGTACACCTGGGACCGCAACGGCGCCTTCGAGGCGTATCTCGACGGCGAGGAGTGGGTGCTGCGTCAACAGCTCGACTCCGAGGCGACCGGTGTGGGTGGCGCCTGGAACGGCGGAGACCCGATCACCGCGATCGGCGACCGCCGGTGGACGAACTACCGCGCCACGGTCGATGTGCGCTTCGAGCGGGAGACGACCGACGGCAACTACGCCGCCATCGGTGCGCGCTCCAGTGGTGGCGACAACTCCCAGAGCCTGAACACGACCCCGTACGTGCTGCGGCTGGACCGCGACGGTGACTGGCAGCTGGTGCGGATGGGCTCGGTGACTGCCTCCGGTTCGATCGGCTCCGCCGAGGACGTGGGCGAGGCCTGGCACGAGCTGTCCCTGCAGGTGGCCGGTGACCAGATCACCGGCTGGATCGACGGCGAGCGGGTCGTCGACTGGACCGACCCCGACCCGATCGGCTCGGGCTGGGTCGATCTGGCCAGTGGGTTCCACCACACCCAGTTCGACAACCTCCGCATCGAGCAGGTCGAGTCCTATCTGCCCTACTACGGGGGGTACCTCGACAACCTCGAGATGACCGATTTGAGCGACCCGCCGGCCACCCAGCTGGCCTACTCCGGCAGTTGGAACCACGCCGTCAGCGGCAGCATGTACGAGTACCAGCGCTCCACTTCCCGCACGTCTGAGGCGGGTGCGAGCGTGGCGTACACCTTCACAGGGTCCGGACTGGACGTGCTGGGCGTCAACGACGGGTCGGCGCGCCTGAAGGTGCGCGTGGACGGTGAGCTCGTCGAGCCCGCTGCCCGCACGCAGGCCAGTGGTCAGTTCGAGCAGTCGTACGTGCTGCGCGGGCTCGCCCACGGTGAGCACACCGTGAGCCTGGAGATCCTCTCCGGTTCGTTGAATGTGGATGCCATCGCAGTTCACGACGGCGTCCCTTCCGTCCCCGCGGACGTCACCGAACTGGCCGAGGTGCTGGCCGAGGCCGAGCAGATCGAGCGGACGGACGACTTCACCGACGCCGGCTGGGAGGCCCTGCAGAACACCATCGCCGCCGCACGGTCGGCGGTAGCCGACCCGGCCGGCTACGGTCTGGGCGCTGAGGGTGCCGCGCAGCTGGCGGATCGGCTGCGTGCCGGGTTCGCCCCACTGTGGGACCAGATCGTCTCGGTCTCCGACGTCCGGGTGGCCACCCTGGTGGACATGCAGCCAGAGCTGCCCGATACCGTGACCGTCGAGCTCACAGACGAGAGCACCCGTGAGATTGCGGTCGAGTGGCCCACGGACGTGGACGTCAGTGAGGCGTGGGCGAGCGTCACGGTGGCCGGCCAGTACGGGGGTACGACCATCCCCGCATACGTGGAGGTGATCCCCTCCGGTGTGGTGGCCTTCGCCGACATCAACGGCACCGAGGGCGGATCGCTGGGCTACACCTCACCGACGTATGAGGCGATCGCCGGAGCGGCCGAGCTGGTCAACCCCACCCCGGACCAGCCGTTCGACGGCAGCTGGGGCCACGCCGGGCAGAACGGTGCAGGTTCCGAGGAGGTGCACGTCAAGGGCATCGTGCCCGGTGACTACAGCAAGTTGACCACCACCGGGATGTACACCTCGAACGCTGAGGGCTCCGAGCTGTCGTACACGTTCACCCTGCCTGCCGGGGAGTACGAGCTGGCGGCCGGGAGCCACTCGTGGTGGCCGGATTGGGCCCGTACCTCCGATGTGGTGCTCAGCTACGACGGCGAGGACCACCTGGTCGACTCGGTGACCCTGGACCAGGGGTCGCCCAGTGCCCTGCTGACCTACGCCGTCGAGCTCGAAGCGGATGGGCCACTGACGCTGACCCTGCGCAACACCAGCAGCCAGTCCCCGATGCTGAGCTGGGTGGGTGTGGCCCGCGCCGAGCCGACCCTGACCGGGCTCGAGGTGACCAGTCCGCCGGATCGGCTCACCTACGTCCAGGGTGAAGAACTCGACCTGACCGGGATGGAGGTGAAGGCTGACTATTCCGACGGTTCGCAAGCCGCGGTCGATCACACCGACCTGACCGTGACCGGCTACGACCCGGACACCCTCGGCACCCAGACCGTCCAACTCGCCTACACCGACGGCGAGACCGAGACCACGGCGACGTTCACGGTCGAGGTGGTGGCCGCCGTCACCGGGATTGAGATCACCTCCACACCGGACGACACGCGGTATCGCACCGGAGACGAGCTGGACCTGACCGGACTGGAGGTCCGGGTGGACCACGAGGACGGGACGAGCGTGATCGTCGGCCCGGACGACGTGCAGGTGTCCGGCTACGACGCGGACCGGCACCCGGGACCGCAGACCGTCACCGTTCACTACCAATCGGTCGCCGGATCCGGTGAAGA
It encodes:
- a CDS encoding bacterial Ig-like domain-containing protein, which produces MPSTSSASVPHSGSSRGHRPWPTTGRSSSWSAALAAVLIGSLAGTTAVTAAPASAEPLETVRAAAYLGANETAATSLPETISDGTTDYAVTWDIDADTFAVPYSTVEVDGTADGEPVTAVVEVLPPAEHPLTYFVDAGHDGDAQSQWWSADSVDSPAYTAVETLTTLRNEVPDQRFADDATWGYTYDEPTDYKLTVPGGDPASGTDLSTFGKYEIGARTNSDHIAYRLELDPGTYTLTSGFYEFYAAGQDRDRQIDPTLSYQLDGAEESQTLDRVGMSTAANTPEPIQDTSVFTIPEGASELTLTYQQSGGEPPMLSWFAITEGDAEEILESALDNGPDYVDVTIDATDIASDNVNGLTFKGFGTLSANSTSAVLLDYKAAHPEAYAELIRTLFGGEHPIMNHVKIEMGNDRNNSTGPDVATMRTEDEPANVTRHPGFQLAADALTVNPDLQVSILRWNAPAWVDGNDDIYTWYKNTILAAYREYGYMVDYVNPGVNEHSADLAWTEEFADRVSTDSTGYISDDPALAGFRDGEAELFGQIQTVISDEVGVGTFGDEIMADADLREAVNVAAYHYNPNDDGNGNFTRLADEFDMQVWNSEAQATFSNTAFRPNNNTADPSVPGTGIGGHISSLEMANTIVKGFVNSRRTHFIYQPAIGSFYEGGQYSFKDLVSARDPWSGWMHYDGGLAVLQHFSSFAVTGWENEDNTAGIWRAVPEASSSGATGTNPVNGRNGEPNYLTLAAPDGSDFSTVIVNDSEETLTYQLSPQGFGLDGAPLAVWETRAAEEGEAFNANYKQHVGDVTADGGAYVVEVAPFSMTTVTSLDVTADEGWTDPLPVEGERTVLNTGDGVLWADEFDYTDRTVPRLTAEGEVGDATELFVESRGGETGLIPLYTWDRNGAFEAYLDGEEWVLRQQLDSEATGVGGAWNGGDPITAIGDRRWTNYRATVDVRFERETTDGNYAAIGARSSGGDNSQSLNTTPYVLRLDRDGDWQLVRMGSVTASGSIGSAEDVGEAWHELSLQVAGDQITGWIDGERVVDWTDPDPIGSGWVDLASGFHHTQFDNLRIEQVESYLPYYGGYLDNLEMTDLSDPPATQLAYSGSWNHAVSGSMYEYQRSTSRTSEAGASVAYTFTGSGLDVLGVNDGSARLKVRVDGELVEPAARTQASGQFEQSYVLRGLAHGEHTVSLEILSGSLNVDAIAVHDGVPSVPADVTELAEVLAEAEQIERTDDFTDAGWEALQNTIAAARSAVADPAGYGLGAEGAAQLADRLRAGFAPLWDQIVSVSDVRVATLVDMQPELPDTVTVELTDESTREIAVEWPTDVDVSEAWASVTVAGQYGGTTIPAYVEVIPSGVVAFADINGTEGGSLGYTSPTYEAIAGAAELVNPTPDQPFDGSWGHAGQNGAGSEEVHVKGIVPGDYSKLTTTGMYTSNAEGSELSYTFTLPAGEYELAAGSHSWWPDWARTSDVVLSYDGEDHLVDSVTLDQGSPSALLTYAVELEADGPLTLTLRNTSSQSPMLSWVGVARAEPTLTGLEVTSPPDRLTYVQGEELDLTGMEVKADYSDGSQAAVDHTDLTVTGYDPDTLGTQTVQLAYTDGETETTATFTVEVVAAVTGIEITSTPDDTRYRTGDELDLTGLEVRVDHEDGTSVIVGPDDVQVSGYDADRHPGPQTVTVHYQSVAGSGEDTFRILMAAAGGGRPDWT